In one window of Pseudomonas putida DNA:
- a CDS encoding WYL domain-containing protein, translated as MPFATTRATLSRQWALLRQLPSRSPGVTSAELVWRLRDVGFNVSKRTVERDLNELSLIFPLERNDKSIPFGWHWSASAMGEPRGNFDLLDYLRGDPQQPRQGTGLELQAWVSDQLARQLREVPLSANMQLTALHHGHRLRATVEDGWTLRWWVLGQGEAVVVEQPEALRDEIHKTLSNAAARYLT; from the coding sequence TTGCCGTTCGCCACTACCCGCGCCACCCTCAGCCGCCAGTGGGCGCTGCTGCGTCAATTGCCCAGCCGCTCACCGGGAGTCACCAGCGCCGAACTGGTCTGGCGCCTGCGCGATGTCGGCTTCAATGTCAGCAAGCGTACGGTCGAGCGCGACCTCAACGAGCTGTCGCTGATCTTTCCGCTGGAGCGCAATGACAAGAGCATTCCATTCGGCTGGCATTGGTCGGCCAGCGCCATGGGCGAGCCGCGTGGCAATTTCGACTTGCTCGACTACCTGCGTGGCGACCCGCAGCAGCCCCGTCAGGGCACGGGGCTGGAACTGCAGGCGTGGGTCAGCGATCAGCTGGCGCGACAGCTGCGAGAAGTGCCGTTGAGCGCGAACATGCAGTTGACGGCGCTGCACCATGGCCATCGACTGCGGGCGACAGTAGAAGACGGCTGGACGTTACGCTGGTGGGTATTGGGCCAGGGTGAGGCCGTGGTGGTCGAGCAGCCGGAGGCGCTGAGAGATGAGATTCACAAGACGCTGAGTAATGCGGCCGCCCGATACCTGACCTGA
- a CDS encoding ABC transporter permease, whose product MTTTPARQEYEVPLQPLPGLSLERDLPLAQRLWQQAWLRKTVILVLLALIWEAVARYTANDLLLPTFLQTAVAFWDGMASGELPAKVGVSLVVLLKGYVLGIVLAFGLTSLAVSTQFGRDLLGTLTSMFNPLPAIALLPLALLWFGLGDNSLIFVLVHSVLWALALNTYAGFLGVSETLRMAGRNYGLRGLRLVLHILVPAALPSILSGLKIGWAFAWRTLIAAELVFGASSGKGGLGWYIFQNRNELYTDKVFAGLAVVILIGLLVEGLVFNTLERLTVRRWGMQR is encoded by the coding sequence ATGACGACCACACCTGCACGCCAGGAATACGAAGTGCCGCTGCAGCCCCTGCCAGGGCTTTCGCTGGAGCGTGATCTGCCGCTTGCCCAACGTCTGTGGCAACAGGCCTGGTTGCGCAAGACCGTGATTCTTGTGCTGCTCGCCTTGATCTGGGAGGCGGTGGCGCGCTACACCGCCAACGACCTGCTGCTGCCGACCTTTCTGCAAACGGCGGTGGCGTTCTGGGACGGGATGGCCAGTGGCGAGCTGCCGGCCAAGGTCGGGGTCTCGCTGGTGGTGCTGCTCAAGGGCTATGTGCTGGGGATCGTACTGGCCTTCGGTTTGACCAGCCTGGCGGTCTCGACCCAGTTCGGCCGCGACCTGCTGGGTACCCTGACCTCCATGTTCAACCCACTGCCGGCCATCGCACTGTTGCCGCTAGCCCTCTTGTGGTTTGGCCTGGGCGACAACAGCCTGATCTTCGTGCTGGTGCACTCGGTGCTCTGGGCACTGGCGCTCAACACCTACGCGGGCTTTCTCGGCGTGTCCGAGACCCTGCGCATGGCCGGGCGCAACTATGGCCTGCGTGGGTTGCGCCTGGTGCTGCACATCTTGGTGCCGGCGGCATTGCCGTCGATTCTCTCGGGTCTGAAGATCGGCTGGGCCTTCGCCTGGCGCACCCTGATCGCCGCCGAGCTGGTGTTCGGCGCCAGCAGCGGCAAGGGCGGGCTGGGCTGGTACATCTTCCAGAACCGCAACGAGCTGTATACCGACAAGGTGTTTGCCGGGTTGGCGGTGGTGATCCTGATCGGCTTGCTGGTGGAGGGCCTGGTGTTCAATACCCTCGAGCGGTTGACCGTACGGCGTTGGGGGATGCAGAGGTAG
- a CDS encoding ABC transporter ATP-binding protein, with protein sequence MTAPLPGHTASNLSRVDTPPLLKVDNLSLEYRTAQRVVRATHQVSFEVDRADRFVLLGPSGCGKSTLLKAVAGFIEPREGQILLQGQPVKGPGPDRIVVFQEFDQLPPWKTVKQNVMFPLLVSGQLKRAEAEARALHYLEKVGLAAFADAYPHTLSGGMKARVAIARALATQPKVLLMDEPFAALDALTRRKMQEELLLLWEEVRFTLLFVTHSIEEALVVGNRILLLSPHPGRVRAEVHSHQYDLGSLGGSDFQASARRIHRLLFDEAGEPEQASDLGFNDIRIAY encoded by the coding sequence ATGACCGCCCCATTGCCAGGCCACACGGCCAGCAACCTGAGCCGTGTCGACACCCCACCGCTGCTCAAGGTGGACAATCTCAGCCTCGAATACCGCACCGCGCAGCGCGTGGTGCGGGCTACTCACCAGGTCAGCTTCGAAGTCGATCGCGCCGACCGCTTCGTACTGTTGGGCCCGTCCGGGTGCGGCAAGTCGACCTTGCTCAAGGCCGTGGCCGGTTTCATCGAGCCGCGCGAAGGGCAGATCCTGTTGCAGGGCCAGCCGGTCAAGGGCCCAGGTCCTGACCGCATCGTCGTGTTCCAGGAGTTCGACCAGTTGCCGCCATGGAAGACGGTCAAGCAGAACGTCATGTTTCCGCTGCTGGTCTCTGGCCAACTCAAGCGCGCCGAGGCCGAGGCCCGGGCGCTGCACTATCTGGAGAAGGTCGGCCTGGCCGCCTTTGCCGATGCCTACCCGCACACCTTGTCTGGCGGCATGAAGGCGCGCGTGGCGATTGCCCGCGCGTTGGCCACGCAGCCGAAGGTGCTGCTGATGGACGAGCCCTTCGCCGCACTCGACGCCCTGACCCGGCGCAAGATGCAGGAAGAATTGCTGCTGTTGTGGGAAGAGGTGCGCTTCACGCTGCTGTTCGTCACCCACTCTATCGAGGAGGCGCTGGTGGTGGGCAACCGCATCCTCTTGCTGTCGCCGCATCCGGGACGGGTACGGGCCGAGGTGCACAGCCACCAATACGATCTGGGCAGCCTGGGTGGCAGCGATTTCCAGGCCAGCGCCCGGCGTATCCATCGCCTGCTGTTCGACGAGGCCGGTGAGCCGGAGCAGGCCTCGGACCTGGGCTTCAACGATATCCGCATCGCTTACTGA
- a CDS encoding ABC transporter substrate-binding protein has product MRKSISRLAASIGLGASLIVGGLAAPAVAQAEGKIRIAEQFGIVYLLLNVVRDQQLIEKHGKEQGIDIQVDWAQLSGGAAINDALLSGSVDIAGAGVGPLLTVWDRTYGRQNVKAVASLGNFPYYLVSSNPNVKTIADISEKDRIAVPAVGVSVQSRFLQYAAAKQWGDKEYNRLDKYTLAVPHPDATAALLAGGTELNGHFSNPPFQDQALANKNVHIVLNSYDLLGPNSPTLLFATEKFRKDNPKTYKAFVDALAEAADFAQKDKAAAADTYIRVTKAKIDRNALIKLIDNPQYEFTITPKNTYPLAEFLYRVGAIKHKPESWKDYFFQDERPLQGS; this is encoded by the coding sequence ATGCGTAAATCCATCAGCCGCCTGGCGGCCAGCATCGGCCTGGGCGCCAGCCTGATCGTAGGCGGCCTCGCGGCGCCGGCGGTGGCCCAGGCCGAAGGCAAGATCCGTATCGCCGAGCAGTTCGGCATCGTGTACCTGTTGCTCAACGTCGTTCGTGACCAGCAACTGATCGAGAAGCACGGCAAGGAGCAGGGCATCGACATTCAGGTCGACTGGGCGCAGCTTTCCGGGGGCGCGGCGATCAACGATGCGTTGCTGTCGGGCTCTGTGGACATTGCCGGCGCCGGCGTCGGGCCGTTGCTCACCGTCTGGGATCGCACCTACGGCCGGCAGAACGTCAAGGCCGTGGCCTCGCTGGGCAACTTCCCGTACTACCTGGTCAGCAGCAACCCCAATGTGAAGACCATCGCCGACATTTCCGAGAAGGACCGTATCGCCGTGCCGGCGGTGGGTGTTTCGGTACAGTCGCGCTTCCTGCAATACGCGGCGGCCAAGCAGTGGGGCGACAAGGAGTACAACCGCCTCGACAAGTACACCCTGGCCGTGCCGCATCCAGATGCCACAGCCGCGCTGCTGGCCGGCGGCACCGAACTCAACGGGCATTTCTCCAACCCACCGTTCCAGGACCAGGCGCTGGCCAACAAGAACGTGCACATCGTGCTCAACAGCTACGACCTGCTCGGCCCCAACTCGCCAACCCTGCTGTTCGCCACCGAGAAGTTCCGCAAGGACAACCCCAAGACCTACAAGGCGTTCGTCGATGCGCTCGCCGAAGCCGCCGACTTCGCCCAGAAAGACAAGGCCGCAGCCGCCGATACCTACATCCGCGTGACCAAGGCCAAGATCGATCGCAACGCCTTGATCAAGCTGATCGACAACCCGCAGTACGAGTTCACCATCACGCCGAAGAACACTTACCCACTGGCCGAATTCCTCTACCGGGTCGGCGCCATCAAGCACAAGCCCGAGTCGTGGAAGGACTACTTCTTCCAGGATGAGCGCCCATTGCAAGGGAGCTGA
- a CDS encoding TauD/TfdA dioxygenase family protein, whose product MSAASNALSSIDSAQPQRFEIRPFSGAVGAEIIGLDLSRPVNAEDFNRIHRAHLDHHVLVFRDQRITPEQQIAFSRRFGVLQIHVLKQFLLENHPEILIVSNIIEDGRNIGLGDAGKFWHSDLSYKELPSLGSMLHAQELPSEGGDTLFADMHKAWDAVPDALRKVVEGRSAAHSYTARYSETKFEGNWRPTLTAEQLAQVNEVIHPVVRTHPENGRKALFVSEGFTTRIVGLPDDESRDVLQQLYALSVLEQNIYRHAWQPHDMVFWDNRSLIHLAAGCPAHLRRKLYRTTIQGDAPF is encoded by the coding sequence ATGTCAGCCGCCTCGAACGCCTTGTCGTCCATCGACAGCGCACAGCCGCAACGCTTCGAAATCCGCCCCTTCTCCGGTGCCGTCGGTGCCGAGATCATTGGGCTGGACCTGTCCCGGCCGGTCAACGCCGAAGATTTCAACCGTATTCATCGCGCCCACCTGGACCATCACGTCCTGGTGTTCCGCGACCAGCGCATCACCCCCGAACAGCAGATCGCCTTCAGCCGCCGTTTCGGCGTACTGCAGATCCATGTGCTCAAGCAGTTCCTGCTGGAAAACCATCCCGAGATTCTGATCGTTTCCAACATCATCGAAGACGGTCGCAACATTGGCCTGGGTGATGCCGGCAAGTTCTGGCATTCGGACCTCTCCTACAAAGAGCTGCCGAGCCTCGGCTCGATGCTGCACGCCCAGGAACTGCCCAGCGAGGGTGGCGACACCCTGTTCGCCGACATGCACAAGGCCTGGGACGCGGTGCCCGATGCGCTGCGCAAGGTGGTCGAGGGGCGCAGCGCTGCGCATTCCTATACCGCTCGTTATTCGGAAACCAAGTTCGAGGGCAACTGGCGCCCGACCCTGACCGCCGAGCAACTGGCCCAGGTCAACGAAGTCATCCACCCGGTGGTACGCACTCACCCGGAGAACGGCCGCAAGGCGCTGTTCGTCAGTGAGGGCTTCACCACTCGCATCGTCGGCCTGCCCGATGACGAAAGCCGCGATGTACTGCAGCAGCTCTACGCCCTGAGCGTGCTTGAGCAGAACATCTACCGCCACGCCTGGCAGCCCCACGACATGGTGTTCTGGGACAACCGTTCGCTGATCCACCTGGCTGCCGGCTGCCCCGCGCACCTGCGCCGCAAGCTCTACCGCACCACCATCCAGGGCGATGCCCCGTTCTGA
- a CDS encoding HlyD family type I secretion periplasmic adaptor subunit encodes MLHKLDFGRFKDNLRRYFKGSESLAGQPLPEVNKALIEDAPRIVRLTIWGVIAFFVFLIVWASVAPIDEVTRGEGKAIPSSKVQKVQNLEGGIVAQIYAKEGEIVEVGQPLLRLDETRFASNVDETEASRLAMALRVQRLSAEVDDTPLQIDEELRKAAPSQAASEQSLYQSRRQQLHDEISGLEQQLVQKQQELREFNSKRAQYANSLQLLRQEISMSEPLVAQGAISQVEVLRLRRAEVENRGQMDSTALAIPRAEAAIKEVQSKIEETRGKFRSEALTQLNEARTELNKATATSKALDDRVNRTMVTSPVRGIVKQLLVNTIGGVIQPGSDIIEIVPLDDTLVVEAKILPKDIAFLHPGQEATVKFTAYDYTIYGGMKAKLEQIGADTITDEDKKTTYYLIKLRTDRSHLGSDEKPLLIIPGMVATVDILTGKKTIMSYLLKPIIKARSEALRER; translated from the coding sequence GTGTTGCATAAGCTGGATTTCGGGCGTTTCAAGGACAACCTGCGCCGCTATTTCAAAGGCTCCGAATCGCTGGCAGGCCAGCCGTTGCCAGAGGTCAACAAGGCGCTGATCGAGGATGCGCCGCGCATCGTGCGCCTGACCATCTGGGGCGTGATTGCCTTCTTCGTGTTCCTGATCGTATGGGCCAGCGTTGCGCCCATCGATGAAGTGACGCGCGGCGAAGGCAAGGCTATTCCTTCGTCCAAGGTACAGAAGGTGCAGAACCTCGAGGGCGGCATCGTCGCGCAGATCTACGCGAAGGAAGGCGAGATCGTCGAAGTCGGCCAACCGCTGCTGCGTCTGGACGAAACCCGCTTCGCCTCCAACGTCGACGAGACCGAGGCCTCGCGCCTGGCCATGGCCCTGCGCGTGCAGCGCCTGAGCGCCGAGGTCGACGACACGCCGCTGCAGATCGATGAAGAACTGCGCAAGGCCGCGCCGAGCCAGGCTGCCAGCGAACAGTCGCTGTACCAGAGCCGACGCCAGCAGTTGCATGACGAGATCAGTGGCCTGGAGCAGCAACTGGTGCAGAAGCAGCAGGAACTGCGCGAGTTCAACTCCAAGCGCGCCCAGTACGCCAACAGCCTGCAGTTGCTGCGCCAGGAAATCTCCATGTCCGAGCCGCTGGTGGCCCAGGGGGCGATCTCGCAGGTCGAGGTGCTGCGCCTGCGTCGTGCGGAAGTCGAGAACCGTGGCCAGATGGACTCTACCGCCCTGGCCATTCCCCGTGCCGAAGCGGCGATCAAGGAAGTGCAGAGCAAGATCGAGGAAACCCGCGGCAAGTTCCGCAGCGAGGCCCTCACCCAGCTCAACGAGGCTCGCACTGAGCTGAACAAGGCGACGGCCACCAGCAAGGCGCTGGATGACCGGGTCAACCGCACCATGGTCACATCGCCCGTGCGCGGTATCGTCAAGCAACTGCTGGTGAACACCATCGGCGGCGTGATCCAGCCGGGCAGCGACATCATCGAGATCGTGCCGCTGGACGACACGCTGGTGGTAGAGGCGAAGATCCTGCCCAAGGATATCGCCTTCCTGCACCCCGGCCAGGAAGCCACGGTGAAATTCACTGCCTACGACTACACCATCTATGGCGGCATGAAGGCCAAGCTCGAACAGATCGGTGCCGACACCATCACCGACGAAGACAAGAAGACCACCTACTACCTGATCAAGCTGCGCACCGACAGAAGCCACCTGGGCTCTGACGAGAAGCCGCTGCTGATCATCCCCGGCATGGTCGCCACGGTGGATATCCTTACCGGCAAGAAGACCATCATGAGCTACCTGCTCAAGCCGATCATCAAGGCGCGCTCCGAGGCGTTGCGCGAGCGGTGA
- a CDS encoding type I secretion system permease/ATPase — MESEVSRVQLNHDPRSQHDDPLLDSLLTLCVLHQKPASRAMLTTGLPLPAQRLSVELLPRAAARAGLQGRLLQRKLEQIPSIAMPAMLLLKEGRSAVLLGWENEDTARLLLSESDGGEVLVTREALLSDYSGKVFFAQPQHKFDVNHGNLIPRARSWFRDTLMRSKWLYIDAIAASLVINLIALAAPLFVMNVYDRVVPNQATSTLWVLAVGIAGAYVFDLILKGLRSLCLDLAGKKTDLIISATLFERIVGMSMKYRPARVGSFAQNIHEFQGLRDFLASLTLTSLIDLPFTLLILTVIAIIGGHLVWIPILAFPLALGIGYALQKPLMATMERTMALASERQSSLIETLAGLDAVKVNNAESERQYMWEQTLGTLSRLELRVKVLSGLAMNITMLIQQLAGVAMISVGVYLIIDGNLSMGGLVACYMLSGRALGPLGQLNGLLARYQQAKVTMVATDQMMELPQERNFEERPLSRQVLQGAVEFRGVEFTYPNQQNQALKGINLVIRPGEKVGIIGRSGSGKSSLAKLIVGLYEADGGSLLVDGVDIRQIDVSELRHNIGYVPQDIQLLAGTLRDNLVSGARYIEDELILQAAELAGVHEFARLHPDGYELQVGERGQNLSGGQRQNVALARALLLNPQILLLDEPTSAMDNTGEERLKQRLGAVIEGKTVLLVTHRASLLSLVDRLIVIDRGQIVADGPKAAVMEALKKGQISVA, encoded by the coding sequence GTGGAATCTGAAGTCAGTCGAGTACAACTCAACCATGATCCACGCAGTCAGCATGACGATCCGCTACTGGACAGCCTGCTGACCCTGTGTGTCCTGCACCAGAAACCCGCCAGCCGGGCCATGCTCACCACCGGCCTGCCGCTGCCGGCGCAGCGCCTGAGCGTCGAGCTGCTGCCGCGTGCCGCAGCTCGCGCGGGTTTGCAGGGGCGCCTGCTGCAGCGCAAGCTCGAGCAGATCCCCAGCATCGCCATGCCGGCGATGCTGCTTCTGAAGGAAGGGCGCAGTGCTGTCCTGCTCGGCTGGGAAAATGAAGACACCGCACGCCTGTTGCTCAGCGAGAGCGACGGCGGGGAAGTGCTGGTCACCCGCGAGGCGCTGCTCAGCGACTACAGCGGCAAGGTGTTCTTCGCCCAGCCGCAGCACAAGTTCGACGTCAACCACGGCAACCTGATCCCGCGCGCGCGCTCCTGGTTCCGCGACACCCTGATGCGCAGCAAATGGCTGTACATCGACGCCATCGCCGCCAGCCTGGTGATCAACCTGATTGCCCTGGCGGCGCCGCTGTTCGTGATGAACGTCTATGACCGCGTGGTGCCCAACCAAGCCACCTCGACGCTGTGGGTGCTGGCAGTGGGCATCGCCGGTGCCTACGTCTTCGACCTCATCCTCAAGGGGCTGCGCAGCCTCTGTCTGGACCTTGCCGGCAAGAAGACCGACCTGATCATTTCCGCGACGCTGTTCGAGCGTATCGTCGGCATGTCGATGAAATACCGCCCCGCGCGGGTCGGCAGCTTTGCGCAGAACATCCACGAGTTCCAGGGGCTGCGCGACTTCCTCGCTTCGCTCACCCTCACCAGCCTGATCGACCTGCCGTTTACCCTGCTGATCCTGACGGTGATCGCCATCATCGGTGGGCACCTGGTATGGATCCCGATATTGGCCTTCCCGCTGGCCCTGGGCATCGGCTATGCCCTGCAGAAACCATTGATGGCGACGATGGAGCGCACCATGGCGCTGGCCTCCGAGCGCCAGTCCAGCCTCATCGAGACCCTTGCCGGGCTGGATGCGGTCAAGGTCAACAACGCCGAGAGCGAGCGCCAGTACATGTGGGAGCAGACCCTCGGCACCCTCAGCCGCCTCGAACTGCGGGTCAAGGTACTGTCGGGCCTGGCGATGAACATCACCATGCTGATCCAGCAGCTCGCCGGTGTGGCGATGATCTCCGTTGGCGTGTACCTGATCATCGACGGCAACCTCAGTATGGGCGGCCTGGTGGCCTGCTACATGCTCAGTGGTCGCGCGCTTGGCCCGCTGGGCCAGCTCAATGGTCTGCTGGCCCGCTACCAGCAGGCCAAGGTGACCATGGTCGCCACCGACCAGATGATGGAGCTGCCCCAGGAGCGCAATTTCGAAGAGCGTCCGCTGAGCCGCCAGGTGCTGCAGGGTGCGGTTGAGTTCCGCGGCGTCGAGTTCACCTATCCGAACCAGCAGAACCAGGCGCTCAAGGGCATCAACCTGGTCATTCGACCTGGCGAGAAGGTCGGCATCATCGGCCGCAGTGGTTCGGGCAAGAGCTCGCTGGCCAAGTTGATCGTCGGCCTGTATGAAGCCGACGGCGGCTCGCTGCTGGTCGATGGCGTCGATATCCGCCAGATCGACGTCAGCGAGTTGCGCCACAATATCGGCTATGTGCCCCAGGATATCCAGTTGCTGGCCGGGACCCTGCGCGACAACCTGGTCAGCGGCGCCCGCTACATCGAGGATGAGCTGATCCTGCAGGCCGCAGAGCTGGCTGGCGTGCATGAATTCGCCCGTCTTCATCCCGACGGCTATGAGCTGCAGGTTGGCGAGCGCGGCCAGAATCTCTCCGGCGGCCAGCGCCAGAACGTCGCCCTGGCCCGTGCCTTGCTGCTCAATCCGCAGATCCTGCTGCTCGACGAACCCACCAGCGCCATGGACAACACCGGCGAAGAACGCCTCAAGCAGCGCCTGGGTGCGGTGATCGAAGGCAAGACCGTGTTGCTGGTCACGCACCGGGCTTCGTTGCTGTCGCTGGTGGACCGGTTGATCGTCATCGATCGTGGACAGATCGTCGCGGATGGCCCGAAAGCCGCCGTCATGGAAGCGCTGAAGAAGGGGCAGATCAGTGTTGCATAA